In Geminicoccaceae bacterium, a single window of DNA contains:
- a CDS encoding 3-keto-5-aminohexanoate cleavage protein — MTRPCIICVAITGSVPTKAANPAVPITIAEQVESTHEAFEAGATIAHCHVRNDDETPTSDPARFALLKEGLERHCPGMIVQFSTGGRSGAGKARGGMLSLRPDMASLSVGSNNFPTRVYENPPDLVDWLASEMIAHEVTPEIEAFDLSHILQAIARHEAGGLHGKLYVQFVMGVKNAMPADKAVFDFYVQTMATRAPDAQWCAAGIGANQIVVNEWAIAAGGHTRTGLEDNVRLDRHTLAPSNAALVKRVVELCEKYERPVANFNQAREILQLRRVAA, encoded by the coding sequence ATGACCAGACCCTGCATCATCTGCGTGGCGATCACCGGCTCGGTTCCGACCAAGGCCGCCAATCCCGCCGTGCCGATCACCATCGCCGAACAGGTCGAGAGCACCCACGAAGCCTTCGAGGCAGGAGCCACGATCGCCCATTGCCACGTCCGCAATGACGACGAGACCCCGACATCCGATCCGGCACGCTTCGCGCTGCTGAAGGAGGGACTGGAAAGGCACTGTCCCGGCATGATCGTCCAGTTCTCCACCGGTGGCCGTTCCGGTGCCGGCAAGGCACGCGGCGGCATGCTGTCCCTGCGGCCCGACATGGCCTCGCTTTCCGTCGGCTCGAACAACTTTCCCACCCGCGTCTACGAGAATCCGCCCGACCTGGTCGACTGGCTCGCCAGCGAGATGATCGCCCACGAGGTCACACCCGAGATCGAGGCCTTCGACCTCTCTCACATTCTCCAGGCCATCGCCCGCCACGAAGCCGGCGGCCTCCACGGCAAGCTCTATGTGCAATTCGTCATGGGCGTGAAGAATGCCATGCCCGCCGACAAGGCCGTCTTCGACTTCTACGTCCAGACCATGGCGACCCGCGCACCCGACGCCCAATGGTGTGCAGCCGGCATCGGCGCCAACCAGATCGTCGTCAACGAATGGGCCATCGCCGCCGGCGGCCATACCCGGACCGGCCTCGAAGACAATGTCCGCCTCGACCGCCACACCCTCGCCCCCTCCAACGCGGCGCTCGTGAAACGGGTCGTCGAGCTCTGCGAGAAATACGAACGCCCGGTGGCCAACTTCAATCAGGCTCGGGAAATTCTCCAACTTCGTCGAGTCGCGGCCTGA
- a CDS encoding extracellular solute-binding protein: MRTPLLASAIGIALAGHAWAQGELNIYNWGNYTSPDLIKKFEDAYDVKVTVTDYDSNTTALAKIEAGGHGFDIVVPTHQYIPIYIEKGLLLDAGVPDMENFKNMSQQWKDVEWDPGRRYSVPWQWGTTGVAVNRSAYEGDINTSAIWLDPPAELDGKVNVVPEMQDVVALALMYVGGEPCTTDKDKLKAARDALVNAKPHWMSMDYGMTEKLSNGDVMASVNWNGSTFRARLNNPDVEYGYPKEGYVVWMDSAAILVDAKNVDNAKLFLNFIMDPENAAMISAFARYANGIDGSEAFMPEDMKTAPEINVPDDLKAAGKFTPACSDEAQQFYTAIWTELQK, encoded by the coding sequence ATGCGAACACCGCTTCTGGCCAGCGCCATCGGCATCGCACTCGCAGGTCATGCGTGGGCGCAAGGCGAGCTCAACATCTACAACTGGGGAAACTATACCAGTCCTGACCTTATCAAGAAGTTCGAGGATGCCTACGACGTCAAGGTCACGGTCACCGACTACGACAGCAACACCACGGCACTCGCCAAGATCGAGGCGGGCGGGCACGGGTTCGACATCGTCGTGCCCACCCACCAGTACATCCCCATTTACATCGAAAAGGGCCTGTTGCTCGACGCCGGCGTGCCGGACATGGAAAACTTCAAGAACATGTCGCAGCAGTGGAAGGACGTCGAATGGGATCCCGGCCGCCGCTACTCCGTGCCCTGGCAGTGGGGTACGACCGGCGTGGCCGTCAACCGTTCGGCCTACGAGGGCGACATCAACACCTCGGCCATCTGGCTCGACCCGCCGGCCGAACTCGACGGCAAGGTCAACGTCGTTCCGGAGATGCAGGACGTCGTCGCGCTCGCACTGATGTATGTCGGAGGCGAGCCCTGCACCACCGACAAGGACAAGCTGAAGGCGGCCCGCGACGCGCTCGTCAACGCCAAGCCGCACTGGATGAGCATGGATTACGGCATGACCGAAAAGCTCTCCAACGGCGACGTCATGGCCTCGGTCAACTGGAACGGCTCGACCTTCCGCGCCCGGCTGAACAATCCCGATGTCGAATATGGCTATCCGAAGGAAGGTTATGTCGTCTGGATGGATTCGGCCGCCATCCTTGTCGATGCGAAGAATGTCGACAACGCCAAGCTCTTCCTCAACTTCATCATGGATCCCGAAAATGCGGCCATGATCTCGGCCTTCGCCCGCTATGCCAACGGCATCGACGGCTCGGAAGCCTTCATGCCCGAAGACATGAAGACCGCCCCCGAGATCAACGTCCCCGACGATCTGAAGGCCGCCGGCAAGTTCACTCCCGCCTGCAGCGACGAGGCCCAGCAATTCTATACCGCCATCTGGACCGAACTGCAGAAATAG
- a CDS encoding ABC transporter permease gives MAEPRRFSITGLPGFTTIAMAAFVMLYAPIVTLIVYSFNASESVAVWGGFSWRWYDAAWANVQVQEATARSLVIAVSAAAIATSVATMAALGTTRTAAFPGRTFIYVMINQPLMVPEIVTAVALLIFFASIKVVTGYTGLAYLILAHSAFCIPFAYLPIRARLEGMDRMLEMAAADLYATPLRAFYRVTLPLLAPGIIAGAMLAFVISLDDVIITEFVKSAGQDTLPTYMLGQLRRAVTPEVNAISTALLALTVMLLTAFFLLTRKRG, from the coding sequence ATGGCTGAGCCCCGGCGCTTTTCCATCACCGGGCTGCCCGGCTTCACGACAATCGCCATGGCGGCGTTCGTCATGTTGTATGCACCCATCGTCACGCTCATCGTCTATTCCTTCAATGCTTCGGAATCGGTGGCCGTATGGGGCGGATTCTCGTGGCGCTGGTACGATGCCGCCTGGGCCAACGTGCAGGTGCAGGAAGCCACCGCGCGTTCGCTTGTCATCGCCGTCAGTGCCGCCGCGATCGCCACGTCGGTCGCGACCATGGCCGCCCTGGGAACGACCCGTACCGCCGCCTTCCCCGGCCGCACCTTCATCTACGTGATGATCAACCAACCCCTGATGGTGCCGGAGATCGTCACCGCCGTCGCCCTGCTGATCTTCTTCGCGTCGATCAAGGTTGTCACCGGCTACACCGGACTGGCCTATCTCATTTTGGCACATTCCGCCTTTTGCATACCATTTGCCTACCTGCCCATCCGCGCCCGCCTGGAAGGCATGGACCGCATGCTCGAAATGGCGGCGGCCGACCTTTACGCCACGCCCTTGCGGGCCTTCTACCGGGTGACACTGCCCCTGCTCGCACCAGGGATCATCGCCGGCGCGATGCTCGCCTTCGTCATCTCGCTCGACGACGTGATCATCACGGAGTTCGTCAAGTCCGCGGGTCAGGACACACTGCCCACCTACATGCTGGGCCAGTTGCGACGGGCCGTCACGCCCGAGGTCAACGCGATCTCCACCGCCCTTCTGGCACTCACCGTGATGTTGCTCACGGCGTTCTTCCTGTTGACGCGCAAGCGCGGATGA
- a CDS encoding ABC transporter permease has translation MGTARGNGGKDGWLLSAPALVILLVGAAGPLTIVAVYSFLTPGEYSGVVWQPSGDAWFRVFFERDIFDGTVSLADAHLTIFWRSARLSFLTTLLTFLIGFPTAWFIATRSPRARPLWLFLITIPFWTNLLIRTFAIMEVIRNQGLLNSALIGAGLIDQPLQILYTDTAVLIGMVYVYLPLMVLPLYAAIDRFDFRLVEAGYDLYASRWRVLRRVILPIVRPGIIAGSILVFVPSLGAYVTPRVLGGGKNMMIGNFIELQFGQGRNWPLGSALSMLLLLIVGVALVYYVRISSKEERHG, from the coding sequence ATGGGCACCGCCCGGGGCAACGGCGGCAAGGATGGCTGGTTGCTCAGCGCGCCCGCACTGGTCATTCTCCTCGTGGGGGCGGCTGGCCCCCTGACGATAGTCGCAGTATATTCATTTTTGACACCTGGGGAATATTCCGGAGTTGTCTGGCAGCCCTCCGGCGACGCGTGGTTCCGCGTGTTCTTCGAGCGCGACATCTTCGACGGCACGGTGTCCCTTGCGGACGCGCATCTGACGATCTTCTGGCGTTCGGCCCGGCTGTCATTCCTTACCACATTGTTGACATTCCTCATCGGCTTCCCGACGGCCTGGTTCATCGCCACGAGATCGCCGCGGGCGCGGCCCCTTTGGCTCTTCCTGATCACCATCCCGTTCTGGACCAACCTGCTGATCCGCACCTTCGCGATCATGGAGGTGATCCGCAACCAGGGCCTGCTGAACTCGGCCCTGATCGGGGCCGGGCTCATCGATCAGCCGCTGCAGATCCTGTATACGGATACGGCGGTGCTGATCGGCATGGTCTACGTCTACCTGCCGTTGATGGTGCTGCCGCTGTATGCAGCCATCGACCGCTTCGACTTCCGCCTGGTCGAAGCCGGGTACGACCTCTATGCCTCGCGCTGGCGGGTGTTGCGCCGGGTTATCCTGCCCATCGTGCGGCCCGGCATCATCGCCGGATCCATTCTCGTGTTCGTCCCTTCGCTCGGTGCCTACGTCACCCCACGGGTGCTCGGCGGCGGCAAGAACATGATGATCGGCAACTTCATCGAACTCCAGTTCGGCCAGGGCCGCAACTGGCCGTTGGGCTCGGCCCTGTCCATGCTGCTGCTGCTTATCGTCGGCGTGGCACTGGTCTATTATGTGAGAATATCCTCGAAAGAGGAACGTCATGGCTGA
- a CDS encoding ABC transporter ATP-binding protein — protein MTCLLRKKRVQSTRRSWRGQRVVAEKPAVEALAACREYGSAGDVVRALDHVDVTIAKGEFFTLLGPSGCGKTTLLRLIAGFEQPTSGSIRLNGEDITGDPPNRRRVNTVFQSYALFPHMTVSGNIAFGLEMLGRPRGEIRSTVDRMLALVQMESMAGRRPQQLSGGQQQRVALARALAPSPEVLLLDEPLSALDLKLRKEMQLELKRLQHETGITFIFVTHDQEEALTMSDRIGVMRQGRLLQVGRPREIYNQPVNRFVADFIGETNFLEVTVNGGAFLLNNGERLPLNVENQPAENSRSTLAIRPEQIVILPDETNEGIRGIISETIYSGTATHCHLKLSDGSGLVARVSSPPSGDIGLAPGASVAIAFAPGAVRVLED, from the coding sequence ATGACTTGCCTTTTGCGGAAAAAGCGGGTGCAGTCGACGCGTCGTTCATGGCGGGGGCAACGGGTCGTGGCGGAAAAGCCGGCGGTGGAAGCGCTTGCGGCGTGCAGGGAATACGGGTCGGCCGGCGATGTCGTCCGCGCACTCGACCATGTCGACGTGACCATTGCCAAGGGAGAGTTTTTCACCCTTCTGGGACCGAGCGGATGCGGCAAGACCACCCTGTTGAGGCTGATCGCCGGGTTCGAACAACCGACATCGGGCAGTATCCGCCTGAACGGCGAGGATATCACCGGAGATCCGCCCAACCGTCGTCGGGTCAACACGGTGTTCCAGAGCTATGCGCTGTTCCCGCATATGACCGTATCGGGGAATATCGCCTTCGGATTGGAGATGCTCGGCCGGCCGCGCGGCGAGATACGCAGCACGGTCGACCGCATGCTGGCACTGGTGCAGATGGAGAGCATGGCCGGTCGCAGGCCGCAGCAGCTCTCCGGCGGGCAGCAGCAGCGGGTGGCACTGGCCCGAGCACTGGCCCCCTCGCCCGAAGTGCTGCTACTGGACGAACCTCTCTCTGCGCTCGATCTCAAGTTGCGCAAGGAAATGCAGCTCGAACTCAAAAGGTTGCAACACGAAACCGGCATCACCTTCATCTTCGTCACCCATGATCAGGAAGAGGCGTTGACGATGTCTGATCGCATCGGCGTGATGCGTCAGGGCAGGCTGCTGCAGGTTGGTCGACCGAGGGAGATCTACAACCAGCCGGTCAATCGCTTTGTCGCCGACTTTATCGGTGAGACGAATTTCCTCGAAGTGACAGTGAACGGCGGCGCCTTCCTGTTGAACAACGGGGAGAGATTGCCGCTGAATGTGGAAAATCAACCTGCGGAGAACAGTCGCTCCACGCTCGCCATTCGCCCCGAACAAATTGTCATCCTTCCCGATGAAACAAATGAAGGTATTCGAGGGATAATCAGCGAAACAATATATTCGGGAACAGCAACCCATTGCCATCTGAAGCTGTCTGACGGATCGGGATTGGTGGCTCGCGTCTCAAGCCCTCCCTCGGGTGACATCGGCCTCGCCCCCGGTGCGTCCGTAGCCATAGCCTTCGCCCCCGGCGCCGTCCGGGTGCTGGAGGACTGA
- a CDS encoding serine hydroxymethyltransferase, whose protein sequence is MSSALAGTVEPGFFSAGLGTADPAIAAAVRHELGRQRNEIELIASENIVSKAVLEAQGSVLTNKYAEGYPSRRYYGGCEHVDVAEDIAIDRARKLFGCGFANVQPHSGAQANGAVMLALTRPNDTILGMDLAAGGHLTHGARPALSGKWFNAVQYGVRQQDGLIDMDNVRELAKEHRPKLIIAGASAYSRIFDFEAFRSIADEVEALLMVDMAHIAGLVAAGVHPSPLPYADVVTTTTHKTLRGPRGGMILTDHEDIARKINSAVFPGLQGGPLMHVIAAKAVAFGEALRPEFKAYARQVVANANVLAEVMLERGCDIVSGGTDNHLMLVDLRPKGVKGNEAADSLGRAGITCNKNGVPFDPEKPTVTSGIRLGTPAGTTRGFGSDEFRAIGHMISDVLDGLATHGHDHNSEIERKTLARVEDLCGAFPIY, encoded by the coding sequence ATGTCCAGTGCCCTTGCCGGGACGGTCGAACCCGGATTTTTCTCGGCCGGTCTCGGTACCGCCGATCCGGCGATAGCCGCCGCCGTGCGGCACGAACTGGGCCGCCAGCGCAACGAGATCGAGCTGATCGCCTCGGAAAACATCGTCAGCAAGGCGGTCCTCGAAGCGCAGGGCTCCGTGCTCACCAACAAGTACGCGGAGGGCTATCCGTCGCGTCGCTACTATGGTGGCTGCGAGCATGTCGATGTCGCCGAGGACATCGCCATCGACCGGGCCAGGAAGCTGTTCGGCTGCGGCTTCGCCAACGTCCAGCCGCACTCCGGTGCACAGGCCAACGGTGCCGTCATGCTGGCCCTTACCCGGCCGAACGACACCATCCTCGGCATGGACCTCGCCGCCGGCGGCCACCTCACCCATGGAGCGCGCCCGGCCCTCTCCGGCAAGTGGTTCAACGCCGTACAATATGGCGTGCGCCAGCAGGACGGCCTGATCGACATGGACAATGTCCGCGAGTTGGCGAAGGAACACCGCCCGAAGCTCATCATTGCCGGCGCCTCCGCCTATTCCCGCATCTTCGATTTTGAAGCCTTCCGCAGCATCGCCGATGAGGTCGAGGCCCTGCTCATGGTCGACATGGCGCACATCGCCGGGCTCGTCGCCGCTGGCGTCCACCCCTCGCCGCTGCCCTATGCCGACGTCGTCACCACCACCACCCACAAGACCCTGCGCGGCCCCCGCGGCGGCATGATCCTCACCGATCACGAGGACATCGCCAGGAAGATCAATTCCGCCGTCTTCCCTGGCCTTCAGGGCGGCCCGCTCATGCACGTCATCGCCGCCAAGGCCGTCGCCTTCGGCGAGGCGCTGCGCCCGGAGTTCAAGGCCTACGCCCGACAGGTGGTCGCCAATGCGAACGTGCTGGCCGAGGTCATGCTCGAACGCGGCTGCGACATCGTTTCCGGCGGGACCGACAATCACCTCATGCTCGTCGACCTCCGTCCCAAGGGGGTGAAGGGCAACGAGGCGGCCGACTCGCTGGGCCGCGCCGGCATCACCTGCAACAAGAACGGCGTGCCCTTCGACCCGGAGAAACCCACCGTGACCTCCGGTATCCGGCTCGGCACTCCGGCCGGCACCACCCGCGGCTTCGGCAGCGACGAGTTCCGCGCCATCGGCCACATGATCTCCGACGTCCTCGACGGCCTCGCCACGCATGGCCACGACCATAACAGCGAGATCGAGCGGAAGACCCTCGCACGGGTCGAGGATCTCTGCGGGGCCTTCCCGATCTACTGA
- a CDS encoding L-serine ammonia-lyase: MPLSVFDLFKIGIGPSSSHTVGPMWAANRFLLSLDSLGLVERTVRVRTLLYGSLALTGPGHATDKAIILGLAGEVPDRIDADSADARFGAIRASGRLALLGRHEIDFSEPDDLQFRTNQTMTQHPNGMRFIAYDDQRERILEEVYFSIGGGFVVSEAEALAGDAADDSNVQIPHPFASANELLEICARERSSIADIIRRNEHAFRSDDELREGLRQIWTVMEGCIARGCRGTGLLPGALKVKRRAKKLHDELCGRPEAALRDSLTLLDWVNLYALAVNEENAAGGRVVTAPTNGAAGVIPAVLAYYMRFVPGSTEAGMEQFLLTAAAIGMLYKQNASISAAEVGCQGEVGVACSMAAGALCAVLGGSNEQVENAAEIGMEHNLGLTCDPIGGLVQIPCIERNTMGAIKAINAARLALRGDGTHFVSLDRVIDTMRQTGRDMSDKYKETSLGGLAVNIVEC, translated from the coding sequence ATGCCGCTCAGCGTCTTTGACCTCTTCAAGATCGGTATTGGCCCGTCGAGTTCGCATACGGTGGGGCCGATGTGGGCGGCCAACCGTTTCCTCCTTTCGCTCGACAGCCTCGGTCTGGTCGAACGGACCGTGCGGGTGCGGACCCTCCTCTATGGATCGCTTGCCCTGACCGGACCGGGACATGCCACCGACAAGGCGATCATCCTGGGACTTGCCGGCGAGGTTCCCGACAGGATCGACGCCGACAGCGCGGATGCGCGGTTCGGGGCGATACGCGCGAGCGGCCGCCTCGCCCTGCTCGGACGCCACGAGATCGACTTCAGCGAACCCGACGACCTGCAGTTCCGTACCAACCAGACGATGACCCAGCATCCCAACGGGATGCGCTTCATCGCCTATGACGACCAACGCGAGCGAATTCTCGAAGAGGTGTATTTCTCAATTGGTGGCGGGTTTGTCGTTTCCGAGGCCGAAGCGCTCGCCGGCGACGCGGCCGACGACAGCAATGTCCAGATCCCGCACCCGTTCGCCTCCGCGAACGAGTTGCTGGAGATTTGTGCCCGCGAGAGAAGTTCCATCGCCGACATCATCCGCCGCAACGAGCATGCCTTTCGCAGCGATGACGAACTGCGCGAAGGATTGCGGCAGATCTGGACGGTCATGGAGGGCTGCATCGCGCGCGGGTGCCGCGGGACCGGCCTGCTGCCCGGCGCGCTCAAGGTGAAGCGGCGGGCGAAGAAGCTGCATGACGAGCTGTGCGGTCGTCCGGAAGCGGCCCTGCGCGACAGTCTCACGCTGCTCGATTGGGTCAATCTCTACGCACTTGCTGTCAATGAAGAGAATGCTGCCGGCGGACGGGTGGTGACCGCGCCCACCAATGGCGCGGCAGGCGTCATTCCAGCGGTACTGGCGTACTACATGCGTTTCGTTCCCGGCTCCACCGAGGCCGGCATGGAGCAGTTCCTGCTGACCGCCGCCGCGATCGGCATGCTCTACAAGCAGAATGCGTCGATCTCGGCGGCCGAGGTGGGCTGCCAGGGAGAGGTCGGCGTGGCTTGCTCCATGGCAGCCGGTGCTTTATGCGCTGTTCTCGGTGGCTCCAACGAACAGGTGGAGAACGCGGCGGAGATCGGCATGGAGCACAATCTCGGTCTCACCTGCGATCCCATCGGCGGGCTGGTGCAGATCCCCTGCATCGAACGCAACACCATGGGTGCCATCAAGGCCATCAATGCGGCGCGTCTGGCGCTCCGCGGCGACGGTACGCATTTCGTCAGCCTCGACCGGGTCATCGACACCATGCGTCAGACCGGCCGGGACATGTCGGACAAGTACAAGGAGACCTCGCTTGGAGGTCTTGCGGTCAACATTGTCGAATGCTGA
- a CDS encoding cation:proton antiporter, whose translation MLAATILLAASIVSIVAFQRAGFGSVLGLLATGIVVGPSGLAITADVETFRSVTELGVVLLLFIIGLEMEPKRLWAMRRLVFGMGMAQVALTAGVLWLSAIAFGQDGRTAIVVSTGLALSSTAFVIQILDERGERASRHGEASFGILLFQDLMVVPLLMLVSLLGNAPSTGETSMSAHTLTALAMLAAVIVAGRFVMPAALAYVAHHRHSEAFTGLALLSVALAALLMDHAGLSMPLGAFLMGMLLSRSRFHHQLEADVAPFKGILLSLFFISVGMSVDLASLSDNLVAIALGVLTVITVKFACILAVARMFGFDRADSMRIAGLLPQGGEFGFVLFGAARAAGLLDSGGFVEVILVISTSMAMTPLITGLIDARLRRAGPTGPAIPDSLPRMDRHVILCGYGRAGRTVGAMLETAGHSFVAIDYDPLRVERGQASGAAVIYGNATDRKLLDMAGIGRAAAVVVTLDRPEAAGRVISAIRNFHPEVPLIARAPDLRTREAMLVAGVSHVVPEAVEMSLALGEATLRNIGIEDDRVGNIAGLLRADDYADLRHSEQRTS comes from the coding sequence TTGCTTGCCGCCACCATTCTCCTGGCGGCAAGTATCGTCAGTATCGTGGCGTTTCAGCGGGCCGGTTTCGGTTCCGTGCTGGGGCTGCTGGCCACCGGCATCGTCGTCGGTCCATCGGGCCTCGCCATCACCGCCGATGTCGAGACGTTCCGTTCGGTCACCGAACTGGGCGTCGTTCTCCTGCTGTTCATCATCGGCCTCGAAATGGAGCCGAAACGGCTCTGGGCCATGCGCCGCCTCGTGTTCGGCATGGGTATGGCGCAGGTCGCGCTGACGGCCGGCGTGCTCTGGCTCTCGGCCATCGCCTTCGGCCAGGATGGCCGAACCGCCATCGTCGTCAGCACCGGCCTCGCGCTGTCCTCCACCGCCTTCGTCATCCAGATCCTCGACGAACGCGGCGAGCGGGCCAGCCGTCACGGCGAGGCCTCGTTCGGCATTCTCCTGTTCCAGGATCTGATGGTCGTCCCGCTCCTGATGCTCGTGAGCCTGCTCGGCAATGCCCCGTCGACCGGCGAAACCAGCATGTCCGCCCACACACTGACCGCCCTCGCGATGCTTGCCGCCGTCATCGTGGCCGGCCGCTTCGTGATGCCCGCTGCACTGGCTTATGTCGCGCACCACCGCCACAGCGAAGCCTTTACCGGGCTCGCCCTCCTGTCGGTGGCGCTTGCAGCGCTGCTGATGGACCATGCGGGGTTGTCCATGCCGCTCGGGGCCTTCCTGATGGGCATGCTTTTGTCGCGTTCCCGCTTCCACCACCAGCTCGAAGCCGATGTTGCGCCGTTCAAGGGCATTCTGCTGTCCCTGTTCTTCATCTCCGTCGGCATGTCGGTCGATCTTGCAAGTCTCAGCGACAATCTCGTGGCCATCGCACTCGGTGTCCTCACCGTCATTACGGTGAAATTCGCGTGCATTCTGGCGGTCGCCCGGATGTTCGGTTTCGACCGCGCCGATTCGATGCGCATCGCCGGCCTGCTCCCGCAAGGCGGGGAATTCGGCTTCGTGCTGTTCGGAGCGGCCCGTGCCGCGGGTCTGCTGGACTCCGGCGGGTTCGTCGAGGTCATCCTCGTGATTTCCACGAGCATGGCGATGACGCCATTGATCACCGGGCTCATCGACGCACGCCTGCGCCGTGCGGGACCGACCGGGCCGGCCATCCCCGACTCCCTGCCACGGATGGATCGCCACGTCATCCTGTGCGGCTATGGCCGCGCCGGACGGACCGTCGGCGCGATGCTGGAAACCGCTGGCCACTCCTTTGTTGCAATCGACTACGATCCCCTGCGGGTCGAGCGCGGCCAGGCCTCGGGTGCCGCCGTCATCTACGGCAATGCCACGGACCGCAAGCTTCTGGATATGGCCGGCATCGGCCGGGCGGCTGCCGTGGTGGTCACGCTGGACCGTCCCGAGGCGGCAGGCAGGGTCATCTCGGCGATCCGCAACTTTCATCCCGAAGTACCCCTGATCGCCCGCGCGCCCGACCTGCGCACACGGGAGGCGATGCTGGTTGCCGGCGTCAGCCATGTCGTGCCGGAAGCCGTCGAGATGAGCCTCGCCCTGGGCGAAGCCACCCTGCGCAATATCGGCATCGAGGACGACCGGGTCGGCAATATCGCCGGCCTGCTGCGCGCCGATGACTATGCCGACCTGCGTCACTCCGAACAGCGTACGTCATGA
- the ettA gene encoding energy-dependent translational throttle protein EttA, whose translation MAAYQYIYVMKRLSKIFPGGRKILENVTLAFLPGAKIGVLGVNGAGKSTVLRIMAGQDQDFSGEAWAADGVKVGYLEQEPHLDPTKDVLGNVMDGVAETKNLLDRFNEVSNRFAEPDADFDALMAEQAELQEKIDACNGWEIERTLEIAMDALRCPPGDADVGKLSGGERRRVALCRLLLSQPDMLLLDEPTNHLDAESVAWLERFLHDYKGTVVAVTHDRYFLDNVAGWILEIDRGRGIPYEGNYSGWLEQKRKRMEQEEREEQARQRTLAREAEWIAQSPRARQSKQKARVTAYEELLRTATDRAPGTTQIMIPAGPRLGGNVVEFDGVSKGFGDRLLIEDLSFRLPPGGIVGVIGANGAGKTTLFRMITGEEKPDRGTVALGETVELGYVDQSRDSLDAGKSVFEEISGGTDHLEFGKHVMNSRAYVAAFNFKGSDQQKKVGVLSGGERNRVHLAKLLRSGANLLLLDEPTNDLDVDTLRALEDALLDFAGCAIVISHDRWFLDRIATHILAFEGDSHIEWFEGNFQDYEEDKKRRLGAQATQPHRIRYKPLKVA comes from the coding sequence ATGGCCGCCTACCAGTATATTTACGTGATGAAGCGACTGTCCAAGATCTTTCCGGGCGGAAGGAAAATTCTGGAAAATGTTACGCTTGCATTCCTGCCCGGCGCAAAGATCGGCGTGCTCGGCGTCAATGGCGCGGGTAAATCCACCGTACTGCGGATCATGGCCGGACAGGACCAGGACTTCAGTGGCGAGGCCTGGGCGGCCGATGGGGTCAAGGTCGGCTATCTCGAACAGGAGCCTCACCTCGATCCGACCAAAGACGTACTCGGGAACGTCATGGATGGCGTCGCGGAGACAAAGAACCTGCTCGATCGCTTCAATGAGGTCAGCAACAGGTTCGCCGAACCGGATGCCGATTTCGATGCCCTGATGGCCGAACAGGCCGAATTGCAGGAAAAAATCGACGCCTGCAACGGCTGGGAGATCGAGCGTACGCTGGAGATCGCCATGGATGCCCTGCGCTGTCCGCCCGGCGATGCCGATGTCGGCAAGCTTTCCGGCGGCGAGCGGCGGCGAGTGGCCCTGTGCCGGCTGCTTCTTTCCCAGCCCGACATGCTGCTGCTCGACGAACCGACCAATCATCTCGATGCCGAGAGCGTCGCCTGGCTGGAACGCTTCCTGCACGACTACAAGGGCACGGTGGTGGCCGTCACCCACGACCGCTATTTCCTCGACAATGTCGCCGGGTGGATCCTGGAAATCGACCGCGGAAGGGGCATTCCCTACGAGGGGAATTACTCCGGCTGGCTGGAACAGAAGCGCAAGCGCATGGAGCAGGAGGAGCGGGAGGAACAGGCGCGCCAGCGTACGCTCGCCCGCGAGGCCGAGTGGATCGCCCAGAGCCCCCGCGCACGCCAGTCCAAGCAGAAGGCTCGCGTCACCGCCTATGAGGAGCTGCTGCGCACCGCCACGGACCGCGCGCCGGGCACCACCCAGATCATGATCCCCGCTGGTCCGCGGCTGGGCGGCAACGTCGTGGAGTTCGACGGGGTGAGCAAGGGCTTCGGCGACAGGCTGCTGATCGAGGACCTCTCCTTCCGCCTGCCCCCCGGCGGCATCGTCGGCGTCATCGGAGCGAACGGCGCCGGCAAGACCACCCTGTTTCGCATGATCACCGGCGAGGAAAAACCCGACAGGGGAACGGTGGCGTTGGGTGAAACGGTTGAACTGGGTTATGTCGACCAAAGTCGGGACTCCCTCGATGCCGGCAAGAGCGTCTTCGAGGAAATCTCCGGTGGTACCGATCATCTCGAGTTCGGCAAGCACGTGATGAACTCGCGGGCCTATGTCGCCGCCTTCAACTTCAAGGGCTCCGACCAGCAGAAGAAGGTCGGCGTGCTGTCCGGCGGCGAACGCAACCGCGTCCACCTGGCCAAGCTGCTGCGCTCCGGCGCCAATCTGCTGCTGCTCGACGAGCCGACCAACGATCTCGATGTCGACACGCTGCGCGCCCTCGAAGACGCCCTGCTGGACTTTGCCGGCTGCGCCATCGTCATCAGCCATGATCGATGGTTCCTCGACCGCATCGCCACCCACATCCTCGCCTTCGAGGGCGACAGCCACATCGAGTGGTTCGAGGGGAACTTCCAGGACTACGAGGAGGACAAGAAGCGCCGCCTCGGCGCCCAGGCGACGCAGCCCCACCGGATCAGGTACAAGCCCCTCAAGGTCGCCTGA